In Actinoplanes octamycinicus, the genomic window CGACACGTGCACCGCGCCGGTGTCGTAGAACGTCTGCTCCCGGCCGCTGGTCCGGTCGATCAGCTGGTCCGGCACCACGAACGTGCCCGGCCCCAGCTCGGGCCGCAGGCCGCCGACCGCGCACGGCGCGATGATCTGCCGCACCCCGAGGGAGCGCAGCGCCCACAGGTTCGCCCGATAGGGGATCTTGTGCGGCGGAAAGCGGTGATCACGCCCGTGCCGGGGCAGGAAGGCGACCCGGCGCCCGGAAACCGACGCCACCGTGATCTTGTCGGATGGCGGACCGTACGGCGTCGCCACCTCGTGTTCAATGGCGCCGTCCAGGAGTGCGTACAGCCCGGATCCGCCGATGACGCCGATCTCTGCTGCCGGGGGTGACGGGTTCATGTGCAGACCTTATCGGTGGCCGGAAAGTCGGGCTAATGTGCTGAGCATGGCGTTGACGTCGAACGGACGGCAGGTGTCTCGTGTTCGGTGAGGGACAGCGGATCGGAGGCCGGTCGGTGGAGTCGATGACCGGTCAGCTGCTGGTTGCCACGCCGACCCTCAAAGACCCCAACTTCGACCGGACCGTCGTGCTGCTCGTCGCCCACGAGCAGGGCGGCGCGCTGGGTGTGGTGCTGAACCGGGCCACCGAGGTCCCGGTCGCCGAGGTGCTGGGCAACTGGGGTGAGCTGGCCGGCGACCCGGCGGTGCTCTTCGAGGGCGGCCCGGTGCAGCCCGAGTCGGCCATCTGCCTGGCCCGCACCCGCCCCGAGGTGAAAAGGCGGGTGACCGGTTTTCATCCGGTCGCCGGCTCGCTCGGCACCCTCGACCTGTCCGCCGACCCGGAGCGCCTGCGCGACAACGTGGCCGGCATCCGCGTCTTCGCGGGCTACTCCGGCTGGTCGGCGGGCCAGCTGGAGGAGGAGATCGCGGCCGGCTCCTGGTTCGTCTTCGACGCCCTGCCCGGCGACCCGTTCGTCGAGCGCCCGGACGACCTGTGGGCCATGGTCCTGCGCCGCCAGGGCGACATCCTGGCCGCCGTCGCCCACTTCCCCCCGGACGTCTCGCTGAACTGAGGGGGTGCTGCGAGGGCCCCCGGAGGGGTGTGTAGTATTTCCAGCGTGCCCGGGGGAAACGCCGGGGACACCGGAAAGATGCAGTGCAAGGGGCTGTGGCGCAGCTGGTAGCGCACCACACTGGCAGTGTGGGGGTCAGGGGTTCGAGTCCCCTCAGCTCCACCCTTGATAAACGCCCGGACTTCGGTCCGGGCGTTCTTGTTTGTGCCAGATCACTTCCGTCCTGCTCCCGAGCGTGTCGAGGGCGGCGGCGATGGCCTTGGCCTCGATCCCGGCCGGCGTGTTGATGGATCATGGCAGCCCGGGTGCTGCAGTGGCCGATCCGGGCCATCAGCTCGCGCGAGCGGCGTCGCCCGGGCGTGGCCGCCCGTCGACCCGGACCGGTGCGGGCTGGTCCGCCCGCCGTCGCCGCAGACGCCCGCCCGGGTTCCGAAAGTTTCGGAACTTCCGGTATTCACGCTGCTACTGGCTGGCCATCAGGCAACAATCCCGTATCACGATGGGACCGGATAGTGGCCACGAGCTGCCGATACATTCGCGTCCGTTGCGGAAGATCAACTCGATATTTCCGAACTATTTCCGGAAGTTGTTGACAAGCCGAGGCTGAGGGGTCAGGATCGCGCAATGACAGGCTTCGATAGCTGTCATCCCCGCCGCGGGTGCCATGTCGATGCACGGTGATGGCCGTCGTCATCGCCGGCACATCCCCGATCCGGGGTGGTCGTGCCCGTGGAGCCGCTCCCTGCCCCCATCAGGAGGACGCACTCAGATGACCGCAGATCTCGCTTCCCCCAACCGCCGCAGGCGCGGCCGCCTCCGCCTGCTGGCCGGCGCCGCCTGTGCCGTGGCGATGACCGTCTCCGGGGTTCTGACCGCCGGTGCCGCGCACGCCGAGGCTGACCGGACCGTCAGCTCGAACACCACCGGAACCCACAACGGTTACTACTTCTCGTTCTGGAAGGACAGTGGCAACGCGAGCATGACGCTGCGCGCCGACGGCCGGTATACCAGCAGCTGGGACCGCAGCACCAACAACTGGGTCGGCGGCAAGGGCTGGGCCACCGGCAGCCGCCGGACCGTCACCTACTCGGGCAGCTACAACCCGGGCAACAACAACACCTACCTCGCCCTGTACGGCTGGACGCGCAGCCCGCTCATCGAGTACTACATCGTCGAGAACTACGGCAGCTACAACCCGAGCACCGGCGCCCAGCGGCTGGGTACGGTCACCACCGACGGCGGCACGTACGACATCCTGCGCACCCAGCGGGTCAACCAGCCGTCGATCGACGGCACCGCGACGTTCTACCAGTACTGGAGCGTCCGCCAGCAGAAGCGCAGCAGCGGCACCATCACCACCGCCAACCACTTCGACGCCTGGGCGCGTGCCGGCCTGAACCTCGGCACGAGCTGGGCCTACCAGATCATGGCCACCGAGGGCTACCAGAGCCAGGGCAGCTCCGACATCACCGTTCGGGAAGGCAGCGGCGGCAACCCGACCACGCCCTCCAGCGGGCCGACGCAGAACCCCGGCGGCAACTGCACCGCCGTCCTCTCCGCCGGCCAGCAGTTCGGCGACCGGTTCAACCTCAACGTCGCGGTGCAGAACGCCAGCAACTGGACCGTCACGCTGAACCTCAACGGCGGCCAGAGCCTGCAGAACAGCTGGAACGCCTCGGTCAGCGGCACGACGGGCACCGTTACCGCCCGGCCGAACGGTAGCGGCAACAACTTCGGCGTGACGATCATGGCCAACGGCAACTGGACCTGGCCGACGGTCACCTGCCGGACGAGCTGACCGGCTTCTGGATCGAGTTCTCACCAGCAGCCGGCCTGAGTGGCCACCGGCCACCATGCCGCGGGAACGCCCGGACTCCGGTCCGGGCGTTCCTGTTCGTCCGGGATCGCCTGGGCCGCTCGCCGGCTCACCCGGCGGGTGAGCGGTCGGCGACGAACCAGGCCCCTCGGGTCGGCGACGCGGGGGAAGGCGGTCCGGACCGCCGTCAGGCGGCCGGGTGGCGGCGGCTGATCAGCTCCTGCAGCTCGGTGACCAGCTGCCGCGGGGAGAGCGGCTTGGACAGGTAGCCGTCCGCGCCGGAGATCAGGCCGGCGTCCACGTCGTAGGCGTGGTTGTTGCCGGAGACCATCAGGATCGCCATGTCCTTGATCGCCGGGTTGCTGCGGGCCAGCTGGCACAGCTCCATGCCGTTCATGGCCGGCATCCGGACGTCGGTGATCATGCCGATCGGCTTGGCGACGGTGAGGATCCGGGCGGCGGTGTGCCCGTCCTTGGCGCCGAGCGCCCGGAAACCGGCCGCCTCCAGGCTGACGGTGAGCATGTCGCGCACGTCGGCGTCATCGTCGGCGATCAGGATCAGGTTCTCGTTCATGGCACTCCTCCTCCGCGTGGACCTTCCTGATCGGCAGCCCGGCGCGCGACGGCAGAACTCTCCGGTTGCGGTCCCGGAGCGGCCTCTGCCCTGCGCAGAAGAATGCGGCAGTCATCGCCGTCACTGGGCAGAATCCGGCAATGGTCACCTTTTCCCTGCAGGCGAAGCCCGACGACGCGGCCGGCTGGCTCGACCTGGCCCGCCGTGCCGAGGCCGCCGGATTCCACACCCTCTACACCCCCGACCACCCGGGCAGCTGCACCTCGCCGTTCGTGGCCCTGGCCGCGGCCGCCGCGGTGACCAGCACCCTGCGCCTCGGGTCGTACGTGGTGAACGCCGGCGTCCGCGAGCCGATCCTGATCGCCGCCGACGTGGCCACCCTGGACGTGGTCTCCGGGGGCCGGGCGGTCTTCGGGGTCGGGGCCGGGCACACCCCGGCCGAGTGGGCCGCCGTCGGGCGGGAACGCCCGGGCGTCAAGGAGCGGGTGGACCACTGCATCGCGGTGGCCGAGGCGACCATGCGGCTGCTGGCCGGCGACGGCATGACGTCGCCGCGCCCGGTGCAGGAGCGGGTGCCGCTGCTCTTCGGCGGCGGCAACACCCGGCTGCTGCGCTGGGCCGCCGGACAGGCCGACCTGATCGGGCTCTCCGGGCTGGGCCGCACCCTCGCCGACGGGCACGAGCACACCGCGCGGTTCCACCCGGAGCAGGTGGACCGGCAGGTGGAGCTGGCCGGCGGGACACCGGTCGAGGTGCTGGCCCATTACGTCGAGGTGACCGCGGACGCCGGGGCGACGTACGCGAAATGGGCCGTGGACGCCGAGATCTCCGAGGCGGAGATGGCGGTGACGCCGTATGCGCTGGCCGGCACCGAGAGTGAGATCCGGGCGAAGCTTGCGGAGAGCGAACGCCGGTGGGGGATCACCCGGTACGCGGTGCGCCGCCCGGCCTTCGACATCGCGGCCACGCTGATGGCGGCATGAGTCCGGCCGGGCCGCCGGACGGGCGGCCCGGCCGGTGCCGGTTCACTGGGTGGTGGTGACCACCGTGCTGGTCGTGGTGGTCT contains:
- a CDS encoding YqgE/AlgH family protein, which codes for MTGQLLVATPTLKDPNFDRTVVLLVAHEQGGALGVVLNRATEVPVAEVLGNWGELAGDPAVLFEGGPVQPESAICLARTRPEVKRRVTGFHPVAGSLGTLDLSADPERLRDNVAGIRVFAGYSGWSAGQLEEEIAAGSWFVFDALPGDPFVERPDDLWAMVLRRQGDILAAVAHFPPDVSLN
- a CDS encoding glycoside hydrolase family 11 protein, which codes for MTADLASPNRRRRGRLRLLAGAACAVAMTVSGVLTAGAAHAEADRTVSSNTTGTHNGYYFSFWKDSGNASMTLRADGRYTSSWDRSTNNWVGGKGWATGSRRTVTYSGSYNPGNNNTYLALYGWTRSPLIEYYIVENYGSYNPSTGAQRLGTVTTDGGTYDILRTQRVNQPSIDGTATFYQYWSVRQQKRSSGTITTANHFDAWARAGLNLGTSWAYQIMATEGYQSQGSSDITVREGSGGNPTTPSSGPTQNPGGNCTAVLSAGQQFGDRFNLNVAVQNASNWTVTLNLNGGQSLQNSWNASVSGTTGTVTARPNGSGNNFGVTIMANGNWTWPTVTCRTS
- a CDS encoding response regulator transcription factor is translated as MNENLILIADDDADVRDMLTVSLEAAGFRALGAKDGHTAARILTVAKPIGMITDVRMPAMNGMELCQLARSNPAIKDMAILMVSGNNHAYDVDAGLISGADGYLSKPLSPRQLVTELQELISRRHPAA
- a CDS encoding LLM class flavin-dependent oxidoreductase yields the protein MVTFSLQAKPDDAAGWLDLARRAEAAGFHTLYTPDHPGSCTSPFVALAAAAAVTSTLRLGSYVVNAGVREPILIAADVATLDVVSGGRAVFGVGAGHTPAEWAAVGRERPGVKERVDHCIAVAEATMRLLAGDGMTSPRPVQERVPLLFGGGNTRLLRWAAGQADLIGLSGLGRTLADGHEHTARFHPEQVDRQVELAGGTPVEVLAHYVEVTADAGATYAKWAVDAEISEAEMAVTPYALAGTESEIRAKLAESERRWGITRYAVRRPAFDIAATLMAA